The following proteins come from a genomic window of Rhodohalobacter sp. 614A:
- the gldC gene encoding gliding motility protein GldC — protein MSEKSKKINIEVLLDENNVPEEIKWSATDLQGFDEAICRAMLLSLWDHRNKDTLRLDLWTKDMTVDEMKIFFHQTLVTMADTLENSTNDPRISGDMRDFCDYFAEKMEIAE, from the coding sequence GTTCTTCTGGATGAAAATAATGTACCGGAAGAGATCAAATGGTCAGCCACAGATCTGCAGGGATTTGATGAAGCCATCTGCCGTGCCATGCTTCTTTCACTCTGGGATCATCGCAATAAAGACACTCTTCGTCTTGATTTGTGGACGAAAGATATGACTGTGGATGAGATGAAAATATTTTTCCATCAAACGCTGGTCACGATGGCAGATACACTCGAAAATTCTACGAACGATCCACGAATCAGCGGCGATATGCGGGATTTTTGCGACTATTTTGCCGAGAAAATGGAAATAGCTGAGTAA